A region of Paractinoplanes abujensis DNA encodes the following proteins:
- the fliP gene encoding flagellar type III secretion system pore protein FliP (The bacterial flagellar biogenesis protein FliP forms a type III secretion system (T3SS)-type pore required for flagellar assembly.) yields the protein MIKRALFLLLASLGLALVLLPGAAGAEPTRTPAAPDRAPATVVVALPERAPAPPSPPARPSRPNINVNINGTNPDGSRPATSLIIMLGLTVLSVAPALLLLCTCFTKIFMVLGITRNALGLTSMPPNQVLAGLAVFISLFIMGPTVSQMNEQGVQPYLKGDKSQSQAFEDGVKPLRDFMWKTTREDEVALMIKLSGDERPRNRDDVELTTLVPAFVLSELRAAFIIGFVIFIPFLLIDMVVSASLMSLGMMMLPPVTVALPFKLLLFVLVNGWGLILTALVASYR from the coding sequence ATGATCAAGCGCGCGTTGTTCCTGTTGCTGGCGAGCCTGGGGTTGGCGCTCGTGCTCCTGCCCGGGGCGGCGGGCGCGGAGCCCACCCGTACGCCGGCCGCACCGGACCGCGCGCCCGCGACAGTGGTGGTCGCCCTGCCGGAACGAGCCCCCGCGCCGCCCAGCCCGCCGGCCCGTCCCAGCCGGCCCAACATCAACGTCAACATCAACGGCACCAACCCGGACGGCAGTCGCCCGGCCACGTCGCTGATCATCATGCTGGGCCTGACCGTGCTCTCGGTTGCGCCCGCGTTGCTGCTGCTCTGCACGTGTTTCACCAAGATCTTCATGGTGCTCGGCATCACCCGCAACGCGCTCGGCCTGACCAGCATGCCGCCCAACCAGGTGCTGGCCGGCCTGGCCGTGTTCATCAGCCTGTTCATCATGGGACCGACCGTGTCGCAGATGAACGAACAGGGCGTGCAGCCCTATCTGAAGGGCGACAAGAGCCAGTCCCAGGCGTTCGAGGACGGCGTGAAGCCGTTGCGCGACTTCATGTGGAAGACCACCCGCGAGGACGAGGTGGCGCTCATGATCAAGCTGTCGGGCGACGAGCGGCCGCGGAACCGGGACGACGTCGAGCTGACCACGCTGGTGCCCGCGTTCGTGCTGTCCGAGCTGCGCGCCGCCTTCATCATCGGCTTCGTCATCTTCATCCCGTTCCTGCTGATCGACATGGTCGTCTCGGCGTCCCTGATGTCTCTGGGCATGATGATGCTGCCCCCGGTGACAGTGGCTCTGCCCTTCAAGCTCCTGTTGTTCGTGCTGGTCAACGGGTGGGGGTTGATCCTGACGGCGCTGGTGGCGTCGTACCGATGA
- the flhA gene encoding flagellar biosynthesis protein FlhA, giving the protein MKNRNISKLAVPVGVVGIVLMMVVPLPTFLLDMLIALNITAALLIMLTSMFVQKPLDFSIFPALLLVATLFRLALNISATRLVLSEGDAGKVIHAFGSFVVGGNLVIGLVIFLILVIVQMVVVTKGAERVAEVGARFTLDAMPGKQMAIDADLNAGLIDEDQAKKRRAEVAAEAEFYGAMDGGSKFVKGDAIAAVIITLINLVGGFAIGVAQQGMAAGDAMNHYSLLSIGDGLVSQIPALLLSVATGLIVTRSATSGDMGSTVTTQLSQNKLALRIAGGASLALCVIPGLPKVPFLVVGAAVLIAAQKIKDPVPEEEVAAAAAAGEAVEMPPADSPEQLLGEMRVDPLELALSPDLVDLVDASSGDLLDRVRALRRKMAMELGVIMPPVRTRDDLDLPLSSYAIRISGTDAGTGEAPPGTVLAIGDGLQGLPGKAGVEPVFGLPGKWVPSELHYQAELSGATVVDRASVIITHLAEVVRTNASRLLGREDVRALTETVKRTHPVVVEELTPAVLSLGQIQKVLQGLLDEGVPIRDLVRIFEALSLRAKVSVDQDSLVEAARAALGPAIAAQYTTAGRLTVITLDPMLEQQLLESLRPSETGAFMAIDGMRAEAIVSEAARLTETAEQQGLAPVLACSPQLRLPLMRLLRAGSRRVQVLSYGEISGSTAQIETIGVVNGAYAGAA; this is encoded by the coding sequence GTGAAGAACCGCAACATCAGCAAACTTGCCGTGCCCGTCGGGGTCGTCGGCATCGTCCTCATGATGGTCGTGCCCTTGCCGACCTTCCTGCTGGACATGTTGATCGCGCTCAACATCACCGCGGCCCTGCTGATCATGCTGACCAGCATGTTCGTCCAGAAACCACTGGACTTCTCGATCTTCCCGGCCCTGCTGCTGGTAGCCACCCTGTTCCGCCTCGCGCTCAACATCAGCGCGACCCGCCTGGTGCTGAGCGAGGGCGACGCGGGCAAGGTGATCCACGCGTTCGGCAGCTTCGTCGTCGGTGGCAACCTCGTCATCGGCCTCGTCATCTTCCTGATCCTGGTGATCGTCCAGATGGTCGTGGTCACCAAGGGCGCCGAGCGGGTGGCCGAGGTCGGCGCCCGCTTCACCCTCGACGCCATGCCCGGCAAGCAGATGGCGATCGACGCCGATCTCAACGCCGGCCTGATCGACGAGGACCAGGCCAAGAAGCGCCGGGCCGAGGTGGCCGCGGAGGCCGAGTTCTACGGCGCCATGGACGGTGGTTCCAAGTTCGTCAAGGGCGACGCCATCGCCGCCGTCATCATCACGCTGATCAACCTGGTCGGCGGGTTCGCGATCGGCGTGGCCCAGCAGGGCATGGCGGCCGGCGACGCGATGAACCACTACAGCCTGCTGAGCATCGGCGACGGCCTGGTCTCGCAGATCCCGGCCCTGCTGCTCTCGGTGGCCACCGGTCTGATCGTGACCCGCTCGGCCACCTCGGGCGACATGGGTTCGACGGTCACCACCCAGCTCAGCCAGAACAAGCTCGCGCTGCGCATCGCCGGCGGCGCCTCGCTGGCCCTCTGCGTCATCCCGGGCCTGCCCAAGGTTCCCTTCCTGGTGGTCGGCGCGGCAGTCCTGATCGCCGCGCAGAAGATCAAGGACCCGGTGCCGGAGGAAGAGGTGGCGGCGGCCGCGGCGGCCGGCGAGGCGGTCGAGATGCCGCCCGCGGACTCGCCGGAGCAGCTGCTGGGCGAGATGCGCGTCGACCCGCTCGAACTCGCCCTCTCACCCGACCTCGTCGACCTGGTCGACGCCAGCAGCGGGGACCTGCTCGACCGGGTCCGGGCGTTGCGCCGCAAGATGGCCATGGAACTCGGCGTGATCATGCCGCCGGTGCGCACGCGAGACGATCTCGACCTGCCGCTTTCCTCGTACGCCATCCGGATCTCCGGCACCGACGCGGGCACCGGCGAGGCGCCGCCCGGCACGGTGCTGGCCATCGGCGACGGGTTGCAGGGCCTGCCCGGCAAGGCCGGGGTCGAGCCGGTGTTCGGCCTGCCCGGCAAGTGGGTGCCGTCCGAACTGCACTACCAGGCCGAACTGTCCGGCGCGACGGTGGTCGACCGGGCCAGCGTGATCATCACGCACCTGGCCGAGGTCGTCCGGACCAACGCCAGCCGGCTGCTCGGCCGCGAGGACGTGCGCGCGCTGACCGAGACGGTCAAGCGCACCCACCCGGTCGTGGTCGAGGAGCTGACGCCCGCGGTGCTCAGCCTCGGCCAGATCCAGAAAGTGCTCCAAGGGCTCCTCGACGAGGGCGTACCGATCCGCGACCTGGTACGCATCTTCGAGGCGCTCTCCCTTCGGGCGAAGGTCTCCGTCGACCAGGACAGCCTGGTCGAGGCGGCCCGCGCGGCGCTGGGTCCCGCTATCGCGGCCCAGTACACGACCGCCGGCCGGCTCACGGTGATCACGCTCGACCCCATGCTCGAGCAGCAACTGCTCGAATCTCTGCGGCCCAGTGAGACGGGGGCCTTCATGGCGATCGACGGCATGCGTGCCGAGGCGATCGTCAGCGAGGCGGCCCGGCTCACCGAGACCGCGGAACAGCAGGGGCTGGCCCCCGTGCTGGCCTGCTCGCCACAACTGCGGCTGCCACTGATGCGACTGCTGCGCGCCGGATCGCGCCGGGTCCAGGTGCTGTCGTACGGCGAAATCTCTGGTTCCACAGCACAGATCGAAACGATTGGGGTGGTCAACGGTGCCTACGCGGGTGCTGCTTGA
- a CDS encoding cell envelope biogenesis protein TolA — protein MNRFFRLSPVLRARKAQEDAAKGAVMQSRAEIREAQDLVRRKQLDLVGAEAPTEGTARAIVAGLVARQSLAGALMSAHRMVEEAEEVERERMAVLADAAKRRRAVEMMAERHAEMVRANDLRKDQANLDELAMTSKARNAARSGGAE, from the coding sequence GTGAACCGTTTCTTCCGGCTCTCTCCCGTGCTCCGCGCCCGCAAGGCCCAGGAGGACGCGGCCAAGGGCGCCGTCATGCAGTCGCGCGCCGAGATCCGTGAGGCCCAGGACCTCGTACGGCGTAAGCAGCTCGATCTGGTCGGCGCGGAGGCGCCCACCGAGGGCACCGCCCGGGCCATCGTGGCGGGGCTCGTCGCCCGGCAGTCACTGGCCGGCGCCCTGATGAGCGCGCACCGCATGGTCGAAGAGGCCGAGGAGGTCGAGCGCGAGCGGATGGCCGTGCTGGCCGACGCGGCCAAACGCCGGCGCGCGGTCGAGATGATGGCCGAACGGCACGCCGAGATGGTGCGCGCCAACGACCTGCGCAAGGACCAGGCCAACCTGGACGAGCTGGCGATGACCAGCAAGGCCCGCAACGCGGCGCGCAGCGGGGGCGCTGAATGA
- a CDS encoding flagellar biosynthetic protein FliR, protein MNFSVPTAELLALMLGAARTGAWMMVCPPFNSRLIPGTVKALLSVGLTLPLFPYLRGTLPSLQTSDIIFSVLIQVFVGAGLGFVTAVMFAALQAAGDLIDLFGGFTLAMGYDPLSQNQSSIFGRVYNLIAVTLLFATDGHQLVLRGFLQTFKTVPLNWTFTSGTFTELLIRGIGELFLAAVQIAGPLIAVLFLTDVAFGLLNRVAPALNAFQLGFPAKIFMVLLISGIAISALPGVVDSIVERAVNAVVQLTGT, encoded by the coding sequence ATGAACTTCAGCGTCCCGACCGCCGAACTGCTCGCCCTGATGCTCGGCGCGGCCCGTACGGGGGCCTGGATGATGGTCTGCCCGCCGTTCAACTCGCGGCTCATCCCGGGCACGGTCAAGGCGTTGCTCTCGGTCGGGCTGACCCTGCCGCTGTTCCCCTACCTGCGCGGCACGCTCCCGTCGCTGCAGACGTCGGACATCATCTTCAGCGTCCTGATCCAGGTCTTCGTGGGTGCCGGGCTCGGCTTCGTCACCGCGGTGATGTTCGCCGCGTTGCAGGCCGCCGGTGACCTGATCGACCTGTTCGGCGGTTTCACACTGGCCATGGGTTACGACCCGCTCTCGCAGAACCAGAGCTCGATCTTCGGCCGCGTCTACAACCTCATCGCGGTCACCCTGCTGTTCGCCACCGACGGCCATCAGCTCGTCCTGCGCGGCTTCCTGCAGACCTTCAAGACCGTGCCGCTCAATTGGACCTTCACGTCCGGCACCTTCACCGAGCTGCTGATCAGAGGGATCGGTGAGCTGTTCCTGGCCGCCGTGCAGATCGCCGGTCCGTTGATCGCCGTCCTGTTCCTCACCGATGTGGCGTTCGGCCTGCTCAACCGGGTCGCGCCGGCGCTCAACGCGTTCCAGCTGGGCTTCCCGGCCAAGATTTTCATGGTGCTGCTCATCTCCGGTATCGCCATCTCCGCCCTGCCCGGCGTGGTCGACTCGATCGTGGAGCGCGCGGTCAACGCCGTCGTTCAGCTCACCGGCACCTAG
- a CDS encoding EscU/YscU/HrcU family type III secretion system export apparatus switch protein gives MSGEKTEQPTPQKLKKAKREGQIGKSQDIGAWFGMLAASVMLPRTLETAMKHAEELVTQIPDVIADPQPAQAMALLKEAGMSTVWAVLPLALTMMVVGIAASGAQGGIRVATKLFIPKFNRLNPWPGLKRMLGPQALWEGTKALVKTGVLAGVLYVTTKDVFPALMSAGQLPLAALFGTVTDAALNLIRAASVAGIAMAAADYFVVRRRTNKQLRMTKEEVKQEYKNSEGDPLIKAQIRARQMAMARNRQMADVPTADVVMVNPTHVAVALRYEAQKGAPRVVAKGQGPLATKIRELAGEHRVPMVEDKPLARALYGGVEVGHEIPAEFFGAVARVLAFVMSLKVKGSAAGLHRNPHSESEAA, from the coding sequence ATGTCGGGCGAGAAGACTGAACAACCGACACCCCAGAAACTCAAGAAGGCCAAGCGCGAAGGCCAGATCGGCAAGTCCCAGGACATCGGCGCCTGGTTCGGCATGCTGGCCGCGAGCGTGATGCTGCCGCGCACCCTGGAAACGGCCATGAAGCACGCCGAGGAGCTGGTCACGCAGATCCCCGACGTCATCGCCGACCCCCAGCCGGCCCAGGCGATGGCCCTGCTCAAAGAGGCCGGCATGAGCACGGTGTGGGCCGTGCTGCCGCTGGCCCTGACGATGATGGTGGTGGGCATCGCCGCTTCCGGTGCCCAGGGCGGCATCCGGGTCGCGACCAAGCTGTTCATCCCCAAGTTCAACCGGCTCAACCCGTGGCCCGGCCTCAAACGGATGCTCGGCCCGCAAGCCCTCTGGGAGGGCACCAAGGCCCTGGTCAAGACCGGCGTGCTGGCCGGCGTCCTCTACGTCACCACCAAGGACGTCTTCCCGGCGCTGATGAGCGCCGGGCAGCTGCCGCTGGCCGCGCTGTTCGGCACCGTCACCGACGCCGCCCTCAACCTGATCCGGGCCGCCTCGGTGGCGGGTATCGCCATGGCCGCGGCCGACTACTTCGTCGTGCGCCGGCGCACCAACAAACAGCTGCGGATGACCAAGGAAGAGGTCAAGCAGGAGTACAAGAACAGCGAGGGCGACCCGCTGATCAAGGCGCAGATCCGGGCCCGGCAGATGGCGATGGCCCGCAACCGGCAGATGGCCGACGTGCCGACCGCGGACGTCGTCATGGTCAACCCCACCCACGTGGCCGTGGCGTTGCGTTACGAGGCGCAGAAGGGCGCGCCGCGCGTCGTGGCCAAGGGTCAGGGCCCGCTCGCCACCAAGATCCGCGAACTGGCCGGCGAGCACCGCGTTCCCATGGTCGAGGACAAGCCGCTGGCCCGTGCGCTCTACGGCGGCGTCGAGGTGGGCCACGAGATCCCGGCCGAGTTCTTCGGCGCGGTGGCCCGGGTGCTGGCGTTCGTCATGAGCCTGAAGGTGAAGGGCTCGGCGGCAGGCCTGCACCGCAACCCACATTCTGAATCAGAGGCCGCATAA
- a CDS encoding flagellar biosynthetic protein FliO, giving the protein MFEIVLRIGFSLFIILGMMWGLARLIRRPLLGRGHGTLEVLNRQQLSRGAAVAVVKVADRAMILGVTDQQVSLLGEAEVEIFEHHHAEHRDHLQVADELAGGPRDLPGRHPAASRLEGSVLSPRTWKTALEFLRDRTSHR; this is encoded by the coding sequence TTGTTCGAGATCGTCCTGCGGATCGGCTTCTCGCTCTTCATCATCCTCGGGATGATGTGGGGCCTGGCCCGGCTCATCCGGCGTCCGCTGCTCGGGCGCGGGCACGGGACGCTGGAGGTGCTCAACCGCCAGCAACTCTCCCGGGGCGCCGCGGTGGCCGTGGTCAAGGTGGCCGACCGCGCGATGATCCTCGGCGTCACCGACCAGCAGGTGAGCCTGCTCGGCGAGGCCGAGGTCGAGATCTTCGAGCACCATCACGCCGAGCACCGCGACCACCTGCAGGTAGCGGATGAACTGGCCGGCGGGCCCCGCGATCTACCCGGACGGCATCCCGCGGCATCCCGGCTCGAGGGTTCGGTCCTCTCGCCGCGCACCTGGAAGACGGCGCTGGAGTTCCTCCGCGATCGGACCAGTCACCGATGA
- a CDS encoding flagellar hook-length control protein FliK: MKMPNSVSGADRTSAADIARRPASKRGEGGEEFGSALSAELDKPKRDETTGTDGRDAAARRAAGDRADQRDADRRADAGRAAAGRSALQREAADRAAAANRADQRRAEDRDTASSRASGDRARADRAEAGRRSDRSGRADRADRPGERTPADRTGTDRVRSERADGQGGTGRAEQTGSDTGDRVATDETATTRNPEAGAAPAQDSQAAAAAVAQTAAAMAAAAGQTATVPNPPADPARETAGGPTPQAAAVPATANPAAGAGPQQGLGTPLPPALAAQLAQTGAAAQGGPAAGTGDGRQAVGSDPAGTAVPAGPLAAADAASALTAPATGATPMAGPRPAGLVPPTPASADTAAAATPAGTTPAPADAAAASSAGTTPAPADAAAATPANTTPAPADGTGAGAPADPAAAPAPSSALPDQAPADSATGPVTANPVNPAAAPGVAPDGAATPGTLGQAGLAGVSGPQAATPAAPAAGAPPPPAAAPAFQPPAAQLAMRIVPLKLDADGVHRLTVNLHPVDLGPVQVVAEIRNGEINVQLTGGTDAGNEALRNAMDDLRRELTDAGFRNTTLDLRQGNAQQEQARQQFAAAAFPGGGRRETGPAAPAETAAPTIRPAAPGSSRLDTHA; this comes from the coding sequence ATGAAGATGCCGAATTCCGTGAGCGGAGCCGACCGCACGTCGGCGGCCGATATCGCCCGGCGGCCCGCGTCCAAGCGGGGCGAGGGCGGGGAGGAGTTCGGCTCCGCGCTCTCGGCCGAGCTCGACAAGCCGAAACGGGACGAGACGACCGGGACCGACGGCCGCGACGCGGCCGCGCGCCGGGCCGCCGGGGACCGGGCCGACCAGCGGGACGCCGACCGCCGGGCCGACGCCGGGCGGGCCGCCGCGGGGCGCAGCGCCCTGCAGCGGGAGGCGGCCGACCGGGCCGCCGCGGCGAACCGGGCCGACCAGCGGCGTGCTGAGGACCGCGACACCGCCTCGAGCCGCGCCTCCGGCGACCGGGCGCGCGCGGACCGGGCCGAGGCCGGCCGACGCTCCGACCGTTCGGGCCGAGCGGACCGGGCCGACCGCCCCGGCGAGCGCACCCCGGCCGACCGGACGGGGACCGACCGGGTCCGGAGCGAACGGGCCGACGGCCAGGGTGGCACCGGCCGCGCCGAGCAGACCGGCTCCGACACCGGTGACCGCGTGGCCACCGACGAGACCGCAACCACCCGGAATCCGGAAGCCGGCGCCGCGCCTGCGCAGGATTCTCAGGCCGCGGCAGCCGCCGTCGCTCAGACCGCAGCCGCGATGGCCGCCGCGGCCGGCCAGACGGCCACGGTCCCGAACCCGCCGGCCGACCCGGCCCGGGAAACCGCCGGCGGACCCACGCCGCAGGCCGCCGCCGTTCCGGCGACCGCCAACCCGGCGGCCGGTGCCGGCCCGCAGCAGGGCCTCGGCACACCACTGCCGCCGGCCCTCGCCGCCCAGCTCGCCCAGACCGGTGCGGCTGCTCAGGGTGGACCAGCCGCGGGAACCGGGGACGGCCGCCAGGCCGTCGGCTCCGACCCGGCCGGCACCGCGGTCCCGGCCGGCCCCTTGGCCGCAGCCGACGCGGCAAGCGCACTCACCGCGCCGGCCACCGGCGCGACCCCGATGGCCGGACCCCGTCCGGCCGGCCTTGTGCCGCCCACACCGGCCTCAGCCGACACCGCAGCCGCCGCCACACCCGCGGGCACCACGCCGGCCCCGGCCGACGCGGCAGCCGCCAGCTCCGCGGGCACCACGCCGGCCCCGGCCGACGCGGCAGCCGCCACGCCCGCGAACACCACACCGGCCCCGGCCGACGGCACGGGAGCGGGCGCGCCGGCCGACCCGGCGGCGGCTCCGGCCCCGTCCAGCGCCCTGCCCGACCAGGCCCCAGCCGACTCCGCCACCGGTCCGGTGACCGCCAACCCGGTCAACCCGGCCGCCGCGCCCGGTGTGGCACCGGACGGCGCCGCCACCCCGGGCACGCTCGGTCAGGCCGGCCTGGCCGGCGTCTCCGGGCCCCAGGCGGCGACCCCGGCCGCACCCGCCGCCGGCGCCCCGCCGCCGCCCGCCGCCGCGCCGGCCTTCCAGCCACCCGCGGCCCAGCTCGCCATGCGGATCGTGCCGCTCAAGCTGGACGCGGACGGCGTGCACCGGCTGACCGTCAACCTGCACCCGGTCGACCTGGGCCCGGTGCAGGTGGTGGCCGAGATCCGCAACGGCGAGATCAACGTGCAGCTGACCGGCGGCACCGACGCCGGCAACGAGGCCCTGCGCAACGCCATGGACGACCTGCGGCGCGAACTGACCGACGCCGGTTTCCGCAACACGACGCTCGACCTGCGGCAGGGCAACGCGCAGCAGGAGCAGGCGCGCCAGCAGTTCGCGGCGGCGGCCTTCCCGGGCGGCGGGCGCCGCGAGACCGGACCGGCGGCACCGGCCGAGACGGCCGCGCCGACGATCCGGCCGGCCGCCCCCGGCTCGAGCCGGCTCGACACGCACGCCTAA
- a CDS encoding FliI/YscN family ATPase has product MTDVFRHRLSAAIEAARPLTRGRVVGAVGLRVTVSGVDARVGDLVQMGEGAEAIFAEVAAIDGDKLSCLPLGPIAGLGAGTPVVSTGGPLRVAVGPDLQGRILDGLGRPMDGGPPLQGHLVSIDAAPPSAMERQLVDKPMSLGVRVLDTLVPCGRGQRIGIFAGSGVGKSTLMSMITRGTSAQLNVVALVGERGREVREFIEHDLGEEGLARSVVVIATSDTPPLVRLRAGAVATRIAEYYRDEGADVLLMMDSVTRAAMAQREVGLSVGEPPATRGYPPSVFAMLASLLERAGPGARGSITGLYTVLVEGDDHNEPIADAARSILDGHVVLDRKLATAGHFPSIQALDSISRVANKITTKEQKADATELRRLMAAHRDVRELVEIGAYVAGTNPDADRATAIWPHINAFLRQGLDERVTAEEAWAQLHALIAAS; this is encoded by the coding sequence ATGACTGACGTGTTCCGCCACCGCTTGTCGGCGGCGATCGAGGCGGCCCGCCCGCTCACCCGGGGCCGGGTGGTCGGGGCGGTCGGCCTGCGGGTGACCGTCAGCGGGGTCGACGCCCGGGTCGGCGACCTGGTGCAGATGGGCGAGGGCGCGGAGGCGATCTTCGCCGAGGTGGCCGCCATCGACGGCGACAAGCTCTCCTGCCTGCCGCTCGGCCCGATCGCCGGGCTGGGCGCCGGGACGCCGGTGGTCAGCACGGGCGGGCCGCTGCGGGTGGCCGTCGGCCCCGACCTGCAGGGCCGGATCCTGGACGGGCTGGGCCGCCCGATGGACGGCGGGCCCCCGCTGCAGGGGCACCTGGTCAGCATCGACGCCGCGCCCCCGTCGGCCATGGAGCGGCAGCTCGTCGACAAGCCGATGTCTCTGGGCGTACGGGTGCTGGACACGCTGGTGCCGTGCGGGCGGGGGCAGCGCATCGGCATCTTCGCGGGCTCCGGCGTCGGCAAGTCCACGCTGATGAGCATGATCACGCGGGGCACGTCGGCCCAGCTGAACGTGGTGGCGCTGGTCGGCGAGCGCGGTCGTGAGGTCCGCGAGTTCATCGAGCACGACCTGGGCGAGGAGGGGCTGGCCCGGTCGGTGGTGGTGATCGCGACCTCGGACACGCCGCCGCTGGTGCGCCTGCGGGCCGGCGCGGTGGCCACCCGGATCGCCGAGTACTACCGCGACGAGGGCGCCGACGTGCTGCTGATGATGGACAGCGTGACCCGCGCGGCCATGGCGCAGCGCGAGGTGGGGCTGTCGGTGGGCGAGCCGCCCGCCACCCGCGGCTACCCGCCGTCGGTCTTCGCGATGCTGGCCTCCCTGCTGGAACGGGCCGGGCCGGGCGCGCGCGGCAGCATCACCGGCCTCTACACCGTGCTGGTGGAGGGTGACGACCACAACGAGCCGATCGCCGACGCCGCCCGTTCGATCCTCGACGGCCACGTGGTGCTCGACCGCAAGCTGGCCACCGCCGGCCACTTCCCGAGCATCCAGGCCCTCGACTCGATCTCCCGGGTGGCCAACAAGATCACCACCAAGGAGCAGAAGGCCGACGCGACCGAGCTGCGCCGCCTGATGGCCGCCCACCGCGACGTCCGCGAGCTGGTCGAGATCGGCGCGTACGTGGCCGGCACGAACCCGGACGCCGACCGCGCGACCGCGATCTGGCCCCACATCAACGCGTTCCTGCGCCAGGGCCTCGACGAGCGCGTCACCGCCGAGGAGGCCTGGGCCCAGCTCCACGCGCTGATCGCCGCCTCGTAG
- a CDS encoding FliH/SctL family protein — protein MSSSPESSSPVLRGSMAESASTARFAVDLRTGLPADGSSLDRVKQQARTAGYAEGWAQGQREAAAAAQNAQARAAAAEQAHEQRRAAALAQAVNALGRAVTEHENQLMPTFAELQEVLLAHAFELAEAIVGRSLEDPQGRTVAALRRAMTATPDAGALVVSLHPDDYHTLVGDAGETDFEYEGRRVRLRPDGALRPGDAVAETGMATVDATIAAAVDRAREALRLL, from the coding sequence ATGAGCTCATCGCCTGAGAGCAGCAGCCCCGTGCTGCGCGGCTCGATGGCCGAGTCGGCCTCCACCGCCCGGTTCGCGGTCGACCTGCGCACCGGCCTGCCCGCCGACGGCAGCTCCCTCGACCGCGTCAAGCAGCAGGCCCGCACCGCCGGTTACGCCGAGGGCTGGGCCCAGGGCCAGCGCGAGGCGGCCGCCGCCGCGCAGAACGCGCAGGCCCGGGCGGCCGCGGCCGAGCAGGCCCACGAGCAGCGCCGGGCGGCCGCGCTGGCCCAGGCGGTCAACGCCCTGGGCCGGGCCGTCACCGAGCACGAGAACCAGCTCATGCCCACCTTCGCCGAGCTGCAGGAGGTGCTGCTGGCGCACGCCTTCGAGCTGGCCGAGGCGATCGTCGGGCGCAGCCTGGAGGACCCGCAGGGCCGCACGGTGGCGGCGCTGCGAAGGGCCATGACGGCCACCCCCGACGCCGGGGCGCTGGTGGTCAGCCTGCACCCGGACGACTACCACACGCTGGTCGGCGACGCCGGCGAGACGGATTTCGAGTACGAGGGACGCCGGGTGCGGCTGCGGCCGGACGGTGCGCTGCGGCCCGGTGACGCGGTCGCGGAGACCGGCATGGCGACGGTGGACGCGACCATCGCCGCCGCGGTCGACCGCGCCCGGGAAGCGCTACGACTGCTGTAA
- a CDS encoding transglycosylase SLT domain-containing protein, translating into MIGVTGVLNRIQELQGQLGLTPVNPAPGATGATGTVSTTGPGGTTTFASALASATGQGGSMRLNNQATGQNVVDAAKKYLGTPYVFGSTDPDKGLDCSALVQRAYSDLGIKLPRLSHQQAKAGEPVANLAQAKPGDILAFDSPVDHVAIYLGDNKMIAAPKPGDHVKIQSVYEKPTHIRRVVSDFPVTPQNAVSAIRPASLQGTGALAGVPYADLFVQAGNRYGVSPKLLAAVAKVESGYDPKAVSKAGAQGLMQLMPSTARGLGVKDSFDPAQAINGGAKLLARNLREFKSLPLALAAYNAGGGAVHRYGGIPPFSETQKYVPKVQKALAALGG; encoded by the coding sequence ATGATCGGTGTCACCGGGGTGCTCAACCGCATCCAGGAGCTCCAGGGCCAGCTCGGACTCACCCCGGTCAACCCCGCTCCGGGCGCCACCGGTGCGACCGGCACCGTGAGCACCACCGGACCCGGCGGCACCACCACGTTCGCCTCGGCGCTGGCCAGCGCGACCGGGCAGGGCGGCAGCATGCGCCTGAACAACCAGGCCACCGGTCAGAACGTCGTCGACGCGGCCAAGAAATACCTCGGCACCCCGTACGTCTTCGGCAGCACCGACCCGGACAAGGGGCTGGACTGTTCGGCGTTGGTGCAGCGGGCCTACAGCGACCTCGGCATCAAACTGCCCCGGCTGTCGCACCAGCAGGCCAAGGCGGGCGAGCCGGTGGCCAACCTGGCCCAGGCCAAACCGGGCGACATCCTCGCGTTCGACTCCCCCGTCGACCACGTCGCCATCTACCTCGGCGACAACAAGATGATCGCGGCTCCCAAGCCGGGCGACCACGTCAAGATCCAGAGCGTGTACGAGAAACCGACGCACATCCGCCGCGTCGTCTCGGACTTCCCGGTCACCCCGCAGAACGCCGTCTCCGCGATCCGCCCGGCCAGTCTGCAGGGCACCGGCGCCCTGGCCGGGGTGCCCTACGCCGACCTCTTCGTGCAGGCCGGCAACCGGTACGGCGTCTCACCCAAGCTGCTCGCGGCGGTGGCCAAGGTCGAGTCCGGGTACGACCCCAAGGCCGTCAGCAAGGCCGGCGCCCAGGGCCTGATGCAGCTCATGCCGTCGACCGCGCGCGGGCTGGGCGTCAAGGACTCCTTCGACCCGGCGCAGGCGATCAACGGCGGCGCCAAGCTGCTGGCCCGCAACCTGCGCGAGTTCAAGTCGCTGCCGCTGGCGCTGGCCGCCTACAACGCGGGCGGCGGCGCGGTGCACCGGTACGGCGGCATCCCGCCGTTCTCGGAGACCCAGAAGTACGTCCCGAAGGTCCAGAAGGCCCTCGCCGCGCTCGGCGGCTGA